The following are from one region of the Francisella opportunistica genome:
- the gshB gene encoding glutathione synthase, with amino-acid sequence MKVGFIIDNLNSFNISKDSTYMMLQAAQDKDWEIYTFYLNDLSIINGKPKGDALKIKIHKAKQAWYEILSQHHDFSLLDLDCIFMRKDPPFNMEYIYVTYMLDLAKKNDVLIVNNPQALRDFNEKVAIANYPKFAPHTLITRSYKQINEFYAKHKDIIVKPLDGMGGSSIFRIKDGDKNKNVILETLTQHQSRYIMVQDYQKAIKEGDKRILIVNGEPIKYLLARVPSDSDNRGNLAAGATAEVRELQDSDYKIAKKVAKKLKKEGVMFAGIDVIGDKLTEVNITSPTGIQEIYKATKINAASLLMQAVEIKINKFRQEDENGE; translated from the coding sequence ATGAAAGTTGGATTTATAATAGATAATTTAAATTCTTTTAATATCTCAAAAGATAGTACCTATATGATGCTACAGGCAGCTCAAGATAAAGACTGGGAGATTTATACTTTTTATCTCAATGATTTATCAATAATCAATGGTAAACCAAAAGGTGATGCACTTAAGATAAAAATTCATAAAGCAAAACAAGCTTGGTATGAGATTTTATCGCAACATCATGATTTTTCATTATTGGATCTAGATTGTATTTTTATGCGTAAAGATCCGCCATTTAATATGGAATATATTTATGTCACATATATGCTAGATCTAGCCAAAAAAAATGATGTTTTGATAGTTAATAATCCTCAAGCGCTTAGAGATTTTAATGAAAAAGTAGCTATTGCAAATTATCCTAAATTTGCACCTCATACTTTGATCACTAGAAGCTATAAACAGATTAATGAATTTTATGCAAAGCACAAAGACATCATTGTCAAGCCTCTAGATGGTATGGGTGGTAGTTCTATCTTTAGGATTAAAGATGGTGATAAAAATAAAAATGTAATACTAGAAACACTTACACAGCATCAAAGTCGTTATATAATGGTTCAAGATTACCAAAAAGCTATCAAAGAAGGTGATAAGAGAATTCTCATAGTTAATGGTGAACCAATTAAGTATCTCTTAGCTAGGGTGCCTAGTGATAGTGATAATCGCGGTAATCTAGCAGCTGGCGCTACAGCAGAGGTTAGAGAACTCCAAGATAGCGACTATAAGATTGCCAAAAAGGTCGCCAAAAAGCTCAAAAAAGAAGGCGTAATGTTTGCTGGCATTGATGTGATTGGTGATAAATTAACCGAAGTTAATATTACTAGTCCAACAGGTATCCAAGAGATATACAAAGCTACAAAAATAAATGCTGCTAGTTTACTAATGCAAGCAGTTGAGATAAAAATAAATAAGTTCAGACAGGAAGATGAAAATGGAGAATAA
- the hemL gene encoding glutamate-1-semialdehyde 2,1-aminomutase, with translation MENKLNSQILFQEAQRYTPGGVNSPVRAFKSVDQGFPRFIKSAKGAYLYDVDWNKYIDYIGSWGPMILGHGDDDVLEAIQCQLKNGLSYGAPCKQEVELAKKIIELMPSIEQIRFVNSGTEATMSAIRLARAYTSRNKIIKFEGCYHGHADEFLVAAGSGALSLGQPNSPGVPEDVVKDTLVASFNDIDSIQALFEKYKDQIACIIVEPIAGNMNMIFPQDEFLAKLRTVCDENGSLLIFDEVMTGFRVALGGAQSVYNVKPDLTTLGKVIGGGMPVGAFGGRKEIMQKVSPAGPVYQAGTLSGNPIAMAAGIKTLEKISQQGFFDELGAKAQRLVDGLNQSAQAYDFNFHAKCLGGMFGLFFCSDKVAINTFVDLGKTNLKVFNKFFAYMLDNGVYLAPSAYEAGFISIAHSDEDIQKTIYLAKNFFQENQN, from the coding sequence ATGGAGAATAAATTAAACTCTCAAATTTTATTCCAAGAAGCACAACGGTATACTCCAGGTGGGGTCAACTCTCCGGTTAGAGCATTTAAGAGTGTCGATCAAGGGTTTCCAAGATTTATAAAATCTGCAAAAGGTGCTTATTTATATGATGTTGATTGGAACAAATATATAGACTATATCGGCTCATGGGGTCCGATGATTTTAGGTCATGGTGATGATGATGTTTTAGAAGCAATACAGTGTCAACTTAAAAATGGTCTAAGCTATGGAGCGCCCTGTAAGCAAGAGGTTGAACTTGCTAAAAAGATAATTGAGCTGATGCCAAGTATTGAGCAAATAAGATTTGTAAACTCAGGTACAGAGGCAACTATGAGCGCAATTAGACTTGCAAGAGCATATACAAGCAGAAACAAAATCATCAAGTTTGAAGGTTGCTATCATGGACATGCAGATGAATTTCTCGTAGCTGCTGGCTCCGGTGCATTATCTTTAGGTCAACCAAATTCTCCAGGTGTGCCTGAGGATGTTGTCAAAGATACTTTAGTAGCTAGTTTTAATGATATTGATTCTATCCAAGCGCTTTTTGAAAAATATAAAGATCAGATAGCTTGTATTATTGTTGAGCCTATCGCTGGTAATATGAATATGATTTTCCCACAAGATGAGTTCTTAGCTAAGCTTAGAACTGTTTGTGATGAGAATGGTAGCTTACTTATATTCGATGAGGTAATGACTGGCTTTAGAGTTGCTCTAGGCGGTGCTCAGAGTGTTTATAATGTTAAACCAGATTTGACAACTTTGGGTAAAGTGATTGGTGGTGGTATGCCAGTTGGAGCTTTTGGTGGGCGTAAAGAAATTATGCAAAAAGTCTCTCCAGCAGGGCCAGTATATCAAGCAGGAACGCTATCAGGAAATCCTATTGCAATGGCAGCAGGTATTAAAACTTTAGAAAAAATTTCACAACAAGGGTTCTTTGATGAGCTCGGAGCTAAAGCACAAAGGTTAGTTGATGGTTTAAATCAATCAGCCCAAGCTTATGACTTTAACTTTCATGCAAAATGCTTAGGAGGAATGTTTGGCTTATTTTTCTGTAGTGACAAAGTTGCGATAAATACATTTGTAGATTTAGGTAAAACAAACCTTAAGGTCTTTAATAAGTTCTTTGCATATATGCTTGATAATGGTGTATATCTGGCGCCATCAGCTTATGAAGCAGGTTTTATTTCAATAGCTCATAGTGATGAAGATATCCAAAAAACTATTTACCTTGCTAAAAATTTTTTTCAAGAGAACCAGAACTAA
- a CDS encoding Rrf2 family transcriptional regulator, whose protein sequence is MNLTSFTDYSLRILIILGSNPSQKYKTKDLVNILNIKLNHATKIINKLSNLNYIKSYKGRFGGISISRATYSIKLSEIIRKLEPMNIVECFNKDTITCPLIPNCKLKFILTQASNDFIARLENYTFADICNISPQQLEYDN, encoded by the coding sequence ATGAACTTGACCTCTTTTACTGATTATTCATTAAGGATTTTAATAATCTTGGGGTCAAACCCTTCTCAAAAATACAAAACAAAAGACCTCGTTAATATATTAAATATAAAATTAAATCATGCTACAAAAATTATAAATAAATTATCAAACTTAAATTATATAAAATCATATAAAGGTAGATTTGGAGGTATATCAATTTCTCGCGCTACTTATAGTATCAAATTATCTGAAATTATAAGAAAATTAGAACCAATGAATATTGTAGAATGTTTTAATAAAGATACAATTACATGCCCGCTAATACCAAACTGTAAACTCAAATTTATATTAACCCAAGCTAGTAATGATTTTATAGCTAGGTTAGAAAACTATACTTTTGCAGATATTTGTAATATTTCACCACAACAGCTAGAATATGATAATTAA
- the hmpA gene encoding NO-inducible flavohemoprotein, which produces MLSQKNIDTIKTTIPILEQNGVVLTKYFYKRMFSHNPEVKKFFNLSRQQNSSQPEALAAAILAYAKNIDNLEVLGQAIELIAQKHASLQIKAEHYPIVGTNLIESIKEVLSLSDSDDVIIAWTEAYNLLAEILINREKDIYKENLENYGWDNFKELELVKKENESVNAYSFYLKNSSFDKFDFRPGQYITVRFPYNGTTTMRNYSISSATGEDYLRITVKKEHQGYVSQYLSDEIKVGDKIEVAPPCGEFFLETNQNLDKPLVLISAGIGITPLMSMLLSELKTTNQRKILFVCGKKSKKEHPFADLLEKLSKENPRLETIFFYENIAGTNAKQGLVCLETVYEYLKDDKNNSQYFFCGPQDFMLSIHEKLLKNGINEKDIHFEFFGSKAA; this is translated from the coding sequence ATGCTAAGCCAAAAAAATATAGACACAATAAAAACAACAATTCCTATATTAGAACAAAATGGTGTTGTCTTAACAAAATACTTTTATAAGAGAATGTTTTCACATAATCCAGAAGTTAAAAAATTTTTTAATCTTTCAAGACAACAAAATTCTTCACAGCCTGAGGCTTTAGCTGCAGCAATTTTAGCTTACGCAAAAAATATTGATAATCTTGAAGTACTTGGTCAAGCAATTGAGTTAATAGCTCAAAAACATGCATCTCTGCAAATTAAAGCAGAACATTATCCTATTGTTGGAACTAATCTAATAGAGTCAATTAAGGAAGTATTGAGTTTATCTGATAGTGATGATGTTATTATAGCTTGGACAGAGGCCTATAATTTATTAGCAGAAATTTTGATTAATCGTGAAAAAGATATTTATAAAGAAAATTTAGAAAATTATGGTTGGGATAATTTCAAAGAGCTTGAGTTAGTTAAAAAAGAGAATGAAAGCGTAAACGCATATTCTTTTTATTTAAAAAATAGTTCTTTTGATAAATTTGATTTTAGACCTGGTCAATATATAACAGTACGATTTCCATATAATGGAACAACAACTATGAGAAATTACAGTATTTCATCTGCGACAGGTGAAGATTATCTAAGAATTACCGTAAAAAAAGAACACCAAGGTTATGTATCTCAATATTTATCTGATGAGATTAAAGTTGGTGATAAAATTGAAGTAGCCCCTCCATGTGGAGAGTTCTTCTTAGAAACAAATCAAAATCTAGACAAGCCATTAGTTTTAATCTCAGCTGGTATTGGCATTACACCTCTAATGAGTATGCTGCTATCAGAATTAAAAACAACCAATCAAAGAAAAATACTTTTTGTTTGTGGTAAAAAAAGTAAGAAAGAACATCCTTTTGCAGATTTATTAGAGAAATTGTCAAAGGAAAATCCAAGGCTAGAAACTATTTTTTTCTATGAAAATATCGCAGGAACTAATGCAAAGCAAGGTTTAGTTTGCCTAGAGACAGTTTATGAGTATCTTAAAGATGATAAAAATAATTCACAATATTTTTTCTGTGGCCCACAAGATTTTATGCTTTCTATACATGAAAAATTATTAAAAAATGGAATTAATGAAAAAGATATTCATTTTGAGTTTTTTGGTTCTAAAGCTGCTTAA